In Stenotrophomonas sp. ASS1, the following proteins share a genomic window:
- a CDS encoding carbon-nitrogen hydrolase — MNSRSPLTVALIQERNHGDAAANLAVIEARVAEAAAQCAKLVLLQELHNGPYFCQHESVDEFDLAEPIPGPSTERLGALAKKHGVVLVGSLFERRAAGLYHNTAVVFEKDGTLLGKYRKMHIPDDPGFYEKFYFTPGDIGFKPIDTSVGRLGVLVCWDQWYPEAARLMALAGAELLLYPTAIGWDPDDVQDEKTRQRDAWVLSHRGHAVANGLPVLSCNRVGHEASPLGASGIQFWGNSHVLGPQGEFLAEAGTDATVLLCDVDLQRSEHVRRIWPFLRDRRIDAYGDLLKRYID, encoded by the coding sequence ATGAACTCGCGCAGCCCCCTTACCGTCGCCCTGATCCAGGAGCGCAACCACGGTGATGCCGCCGCCAACCTGGCGGTGATCGAAGCACGCGTGGCCGAGGCGGCTGCGCAGTGTGCCAAGCTGGTGCTGCTGCAGGAACTGCATAACGGCCCGTACTTCTGCCAGCACGAATCGGTGGACGAGTTCGACCTGGCCGAGCCGATCCCGGGCCCGAGCACCGAGCGCCTGGGCGCGCTGGCGAAGAAGCATGGCGTGGTGCTGGTCGGCTCGCTGTTCGAGCGCCGTGCTGCCGGCCTGTACCACAACACCGCCGTGGTGTTCGAGAAGGACGGTACGCTGCTCGGCAAGTACCGCAAGATGCATATCCCGGACGACCCGGGCTTCTACGAGAAGTTCTACTTCACCCCGGGCGACATCGGTTTCAAGCCGATCGATACCTCGGTGGGCCGCCTCGGCGTGCTGGTGTGCTGGGACCAGTGGTACCCGGAAGCGGCACGCCTGATGGCGCTGGCCGGCGCCGAGCTGCTGCTCTACCCGACCGCGATCGGCTGGGACCCGGACGACGTGCAGGACGAGAAGACCCGCCAGCGCGACGCCTGGGTGCTGAGCCACCGTGGCCACGCCGTGGCCAACGGCCTGCCGGTGCTGAGCTGCAACCGCGTCGGCCACGAGGCCTCGCCGCTGGGCGCCTCCGGCATCCAGTTCTGGGGCAACAGCCACGTGCTGGGCCCGCAGGGCGAGTTCCTGGCCGAAGCCGGCACCGATGCCACGGTTCTGCTGTGCGATGTCGACCTGCAGCGCAGCGAGCATGTGCGCCGCATCTGGCCGTTCCTGCGCGACCGCCGCATCGATGCCTACGGCGACCTGCTCAAGCGCTACATCGACTGA
- a CDS encoding efflux RND transporter permease subunit: protein MSVAEFSIRRPVTTIMCFVSLVVIGLIASFRLPLEALPDISAPFLFVQIPYTGSTPEEVERTIIRPVEESLATMTGIKRMRSSATSEAALIFIEFSDWDRDIAIAASDARERIDAIRSDLPDDLQRYNVFKWSSSDQPVLKVRLASTTDLTTAYDMLDREFKRRIERIPGVARVDITGAPPNEVEIAIDPNRLNAHGLSINELSERLRTLNFSISAGQIDDNGQRVRVQPVGEITDLQEMRDLVINAKGLRLGDIADVRLKPARMNYGRRLDGNPAVGLDIFKERSANLVEVSRAALAEVESIRAEASMRDVQIKVIDNQGKAVTSSLLELAEAGAVGLILSITVLFFFLRHWPSTLMVTLAIPICFTITLGFMYFVGVTLNILTMMGLLLAVGMLVDNAVVVVESIYQERERMPGQPRLASIIGTRNVAIALSAGTLCHCIVFVPNLFGETNNISIFMAQIAITISVSLLASWLVAVSLIPMLSARMATPKLVHSQTGVIARLQRRYATLLDWSLRHRGWSLLGIVLVVLVSLVPMKLTKVDMFGGDGGKDIFIGYMWKGAYTYRQMSEEVARVENWIDANRERLHVKQVYSWYSEQEGSSTVVTLDEKYAKDIKALQEELRKGLPKSARTDYFVGNQGGDGGGGGNQGVQVQLVGDSSSMLQEIGQEVVPLLAQRAELRDVRIDNGEKGGELKVRVDRERAAAFGFNAEQVASFVGLALRGAPMREFRRGDNEVPVWVRFAGAEQSSPEDLAGFSVRTGDGRSVPLLSLVTVDVGSSATQIGRTNRQTTLTIKANLAEKVTAPDGRKAMESVLKPMNFPAGYGFTFDGGDYGNDDEAMQQMVFNLLIALVMIYVVMAAVFESLLFPAAIMSGVLFSIFGVFWLFWITGTSFGIMSFIGILVLMGVVVNNGIVMIEHINNLRRGGMGRTQALVEGSRERLRPIMMTMGTAILAMVPISLTSTQMFGNGPEYAPMARAIAGGLAFSTVVSLLFLPTIYAVLDDLRSAVTRLIRRARGLEIVPGTPV, encoded by the coding sequence ATGAGTGTGGCCGAGTTCTCCATCCGCCGCCCGGTCACCACCATCATGTGTTTCGTGTCGCTGGTGGTGATCGGCCTGATCGCTTCGTTCCGGTTGCCGCTGGAAGCGCTGCCGGACATCTCCGCGCCGTTCCTGTTCGTGCAGATTCCGTACACCGGCTCCACCCCGGAGGAAGTGGAACGGACCATCATCCGTCCGGTCGAGGAGTCGCTGGCGACGATGACCGGCATCAAGCGCATGCGCTCGTCGGCCACCTCCGAAGCGGCGCTGATCTTCATCGAGTTCAGCGACTGGGACCGCGACATCGCCATCGCCGCCTCCGATGCACGCGAGCGCATCGACGCGATCCGCAGCGACCTGCCCGACGACCTGCAGCGCTACAACGTGTTCAAGTGGTCCAGCAGCGACCAGCCGGTGCTGAAGGTGCGCCTGGCCAGCACCACCGACCTGACCACCGCGTACGACATGCTCGACCGCGAGTTCAAGCGGCGCATCGAGCGCATCCCCGGCGTGGCCCGTGTCGACATCACCGGTGCGCCGCCGAACGAGGTGGAAATCGCCATTGATCCGAACCGCCTCAACGCGCACGGCTTGAGCATCAATGAACTGAGCGAGCGCCTGCGCACGCTGAATTTCTCGATCTCGGCCGGGCAGATCGACGACAACGGCCAGCGCGTGCGCGTGCAGCCGGTGGGTGAGATCACCGACCTGCAGGAAATGCGCGATCTGGTGATCAACGCCAAGGGCCTGCGCCTGGGCGATATCGCTGATGTGCGCCTGAAGCCGGCGCGGATGAACTACGGGCGCCGCCTGGACGGCAACCCGGCGGTCGGCCTGGACATCTTCAAGGAGCGCAGTGCCAATCTGGTGGAGGTGTCGCGCGCGGCACTGGCCGAGGTTGAATCGATCCGTGCCGAAGCGTCGATGCGCGACGTGCAGATCAAGGTGATCGACAACCAGGGCAAGGCGGTGACCTCCTCGCTGCTGGAACTGGCCGAGGCCGGTGCGGTCGGCCTGATCCTGTCGATCACGGTGCTGTTCTTCTTCCTGCGCCATTGGCCGTCCACGCTGATGGTGACCCTGGCCATTCCGATCTGCTTCACCATCACCCTGGGCTTCATGTACTTCGTCGGGGTGACGCTGAACATCCTGACCATGATGGGCCTGCTGCTGGCGGTGGGCATGCTGGTCGACAACGCCGTGGTGGTGGTGGAGAGCATCTACCAGGAGCGCGAGCGCATGCCCGGACAGCCGCGCCTGGCCTCGATCATTGGCACCCGCAACGTGGCCATCGCGCTCAGTGCCGGTACGCTGTGCCACTGCATCGTGTTCGTGCCGAACCTGTTCGGCGAGACCAACAACATCAGCATCTTCATGGCGCAGATCGCGATCACCATCTCGGTCTCGCTGCTGGCCTCGTGGCTGGTCGCGGTCAGCCTGATCCCGATGCTGTCCGCGCGCATGGCCACGCCGAAGCTGGTGCACTCGCAGACCGGCGTGATCGCGCGCCTGCAGCGGCGCTACGCGACACTGCTGGACTGGTCGCTGCGCCATCGTGGCTGGAGCCTGCTGGGCATCGTGCTGGTGGTGCTGGTCAGCCTGGTGCCGATGAAGCTGACCAAGGTCGACATGTTCGGTGGCGACGGCGGCAAGGACATCTTCATCGGCTACATGTGGAAGGGCGCCTACACCTACCGGCAGATGTCCGAGGAAGTGGCGCGTGTGGAGAACTGGATCGACGCCAACCGCGAGCGCCTGCACGTCAAGCAGGTGTATTCCTGGTACAGCGAGCAGGAAGGGAGCTCCACCGTGGTCACCCTGGACGAGAAGTACGCCAAGGACATCAAGGCGCTGCAGGAAGAACTGCGCAAAGGCCTGCCGAAGTCGGCCCGCACCGACTACTTCGTCGGCAACCAGGGCGGTGATGGCGGCGGTGGCGGCAACCAGGGCGTGCAGGTGCAGCTGGTCGGCGACTCCAGTTCGATGCTGCAGGAGATCGGCCAGGAAGTGGTGCCGCTGCTGGCCCAGCGTGCCGAGCTGCGCGATGTGCGCATCGACAACGGCGAAAAAGGCGGCGAGCTGAAGGTGCGCGTCGACCGCGAGCGCGCCGCCGCATTCGGCTTCAATGCCGAGCAGGTAGCCAGCTTCGTCGGCCTGGCCCTGCGCGGTGCACCGATGCGCGAGTTCCGCCGCGGCGACAACGAAGTGCCGGTATGGGTGCGCTTCGCCGGTGCCGAGCAGAGCAGCCCGGAAGACCTGGCCGGTTTCAGCGTGCGCACCGGCGATGGCCGCAGCGTGCCACTGCTGAGCCTGGTCACCGTCGACGTTGGTTCGTCCGCCACCCAGATCGGACGCACCAACCGCCAGACCACGCTGACCATCAAGGCCAACCTGGCCGAGAAGGTCACCGCGCCGGATGGCCGCAAGGCGATGGAGTCGGTGCTCAAGCCGATGAACTTCCCGGCCGGCTATGGCTTCACCTTCGATGGCGGTGACTACGGCAACGACGACGAAGCGATGCAGCAGATGGTGTTCAACCTGCTGATCGCGCTGGTGATGATCTACGTGGTGATGGCGGCGGTGTTCGAGTCGCTGCTGTTCCCGGCGGCGATCATGAGTGGCGTGCTGTTCTCGATCTTCGGTGTGTTCTGGTTGTTCTGGATCACCGGTACCTCGTTCGGAATCATGTCCTTCATCGGCATCCTGGTGCTGATGGGCGTGGTGGTGAACAACGGCATCGTGATGATCGAGCACATCAACAACCTGCGGCGCGGCGGCATGGGACGCACCCAGGCGCTGGTGGAGGGCTCACGCGAGCGATTGCGGCCAATCATGATGACCATGGGCACGGCGATCCTGGCGATGGTGCCGATCTCGCTGACCAGTACGCAGATGTTCGGCAACGGCCCGGAGTACGCGCCGATGGCGCGCGCGATTGCCGGCGGCCTGGCGTTCTCGACCGTGGTCAGCCTGCTGTTCCTGCCGACGATCTATGCAGTGCTGGATGACCTGCGCAGTGCGGTCACGCGACTGATCCGCCGCGCCCGCGGTCTGGAGATCGTGCCGGGTACCCCGGTGTAG
- a CDS encoding integration host factor subunit beta, producing the protein MTKSELIEILARRQAHLKADDVDLAVKSLLEMMGGSLSAGDRIEIRGFGSFSLHYRPPRLGRNPKTGESVALPGKHVPHFKPGKELRERVSSVLPLDADPA; encoded by the coding sequence ATGACCAAATCCGAACTGATCGAAATCCTTGCGCGCCGCCAGGCGCACCTGAAGGCCGATGATGTCGATCTGGCGGTGAAGTCGTTGCTGGAAATGATGGGCGGATCGCTGTCCGCCGGGGATCGCATCGAAATCCGTGGTTTTGGCAGCTTCTCGCTGCACTATCGTCCGCCGCGCCTGGGTCGCAACCCGAAGACCGGCGAATCGGTTGCCCTGCCGGGCAAGCACGTCCCTCATTTCAAGCCGGGCAAGGAACTGCGTGAGCGGGTCAGCAGTGTGCTGCCGCTGGACGCCGATCCGGCCTGA
- the cmk gene encoding (d)CMP kinase encodes MNPLAPVLTIDGPSGAGKGTISRIIARRMGWHYLDSGALYRAVGVAASWADIDTSDASALVRCTFDTHVQFVEQGEAMRVMVNGTDATDELRLETTGALASAIAAIPEVRAALKERQRAFRELPGLVADGRDMGTVIFPDASYKVFLTASAEERAERRHKQLKDKGVSVNFDDLLREIMARDARDAQRTVAPLKPADDAVLIDTTGIGIADVVARVMDLLPVPAA; translated from the coding sequence ATGAATCCACTCGCTCCCGTCCTGACCATCGACGGCCCTTCAGGGGCTGGCAAGGGTACCATCAGCCGCATCATCGCGCGCCGGATGGGCTGGCATTACCTGGATTCGGGCGCGCTGTACCGGGCAGTGGGCGTGGCCGCGAGCTGGGCAGACATCGACACCTCCGACGCCTCGGCGCTGGTCCGCTGCACCTTTGATACCCACGTTCAGTTTGTCGAGCAGGGTGAAGCCATGCGGGTCATGGTGAACGGGACCGATGCCACCGACGAGCTGCGCCTGGAGACCACCGGCGCGCTGGCCTCGGCCATCGCCGCCATTCCCGAGGTCCGGGCTGCCCTGAAGGAGCGCCAGCGCGCATTCAGGGAGCTGCCCGGCCTGGTCGCCGATGGCCGCGACATGGGCACGGTGATCTTCCCGGACGCCTCCTACAAGGTCTTCCTGACCGCCAGTGCCGAGGAGCGCGCCGAGCGCCGGCATAAGCAGTTGAAAGACAAGGGGGTTTCTGTTAACTTTGATGACCTCCTGCGCGAGATCATGGCCCGCGACGCCCGTGATGCTCAGCGTACCGTGGCGCCCCTGAAGCCGGCAGACGATGCTGTCCTCATCGACACCACAGGCATCGGCATCGCAGATGTCGTTGCCAGAGTGATGGATCTGCTTCCGGTTCCGGCTGCCTGA
- a CDS encoding TraB/GumN family protein, giving the protein MNEPMTETLPETGDDLFAGQPVRVVERDGVRYTLLGTAHVSRASVEAVEKAIDSGRFDAVAVELDPQRLQALSDPDTLAKLDLVEVIRKGRVALFAANLALSAYQRRLAEQLDIEPGAELKRAVELARERDLPVHLIDREVGLTFRRASQRLGFFGKLKLVAGLGAGLFSSEEVGENEIEKLKQGDMLESSFGEFASESPALYETIIGERDRYMATRLREEHDPHQREVLAVVGAGHLAGLARHLETDTEAPAPLRAELEAVPKKRNIPWFTLGILAIVATGIGVGFYRGGLGVGTELLATWAMYTGGLAGLGCLLAGGHPLSILTAIAVAPFKPFRLSIPTGAFSALVEARLRKPAYEDFLKLRDDAQSLKGWYRNRVTRVVLTFMLTNIGSMLGLWLTTFKVWGKVAG; this is encoded by the coding sequence ATGAATGAACCCATGACCGAAACCCTTCCCGAGACCGGCGACGACCTGTTCGCCGGCCAGCCGGTACGCGTTGTTGAACGCGACGGCGTGCGCTACACCCTGCTGGGCACCGCCCATGTCTCACGCGCCAGCGTCGAGGCGGTGGAGAAAGCCATCGACAGCGGTCGATTCGACGCGGTGGCCGTTGAACTGGACCCGCAGCGCCTGCAGGCGCTGAGCGACCCGGACACGCTGGCCAAGCTCGACCTGGTCGAGGTGATCCGCAAGGGCCGCGTCGCCCTGTTCGCCGCCAACCTGGCCCTGTCCGCCTACCAGCGTCGCCTGGCCGAACAGCTCGACATCGAGCCGGGCGCGGAACTGAAACGCGCGGTGGAACTGGCGCGCGAACGCGACCTGCCGGTGCACCTGATCGATCGCGAGGTCGGCCTGACCTTCCGCCGCGCCTCGCAGCGGCTGGGCTTCTTCGGCAAGCTGAAGCTGGTTGCCGGGCTTGGCGCCGGTCTGTTCTCATCCGAGGAAGTGGGCGAAAACGAGATCGAGAAGCTCAAGCAGGGCGACATGCTGGAGTCGAGCTTCGGCGAGTTCGCCAGCGAGAGCCCGGCGCTGTACGAGACCATCATCGGCGAGCGCGACCGCTACATGGCCACCCGCCTGCGCGAGGAACACGACCCGCACCAGCGCGAAGTACTGGCCGTAGTCGGTGCCGGCCACCTGGCGGGTCTGGCACGCCACCTGGAAACCGACACCGAGGCACCGGCGCCGCTGCGCGCCGAGCTGGAGGCGGTGCCGAAGAAGCGCAACATCCCGTGGTTCACGCTGGGCATCCTGGCGATCGTGGCGACCGGCATCGGCGTAGGCTTCTACCGCGGCGGCCTGGGCGTAGGCACCGAGCTGCTGGCAACCTGGGCGATGTATACCGGCGGCCTGGCCGGCCTGGGCTGCCTGCTGGCCGGCGGCCATCCGCTGAGCATCCTCACCGCGATCGCGGTGGCGCCGTTCAAGCCGTTCCGCCTGAGCATCCCGACCGGCGCATTCTCGGCCCTGGTGGAAGCGCGCCTGCGCAAGCCGGCGTATGAGGACTTCCTGAAGCTGCGCGACGATGCGCAGAGCCTGAAGGGCTGGTATCGCAACCGCGTCACCCGCGTGGTGCTGACCTTCATGCTGACCAACATCGGCAGCATGCTGGGCCTGTGGCTGACCACGTTCAAGGTGTGGGGCAAGGTCGCCGGTTGA
- the rpsA gene encoding 30S ribosomal protein S1, with amino-acid sequence MTESFAELFEASQANLAKLKPGAIVSGTVVEVRGDVVVINAGLKSEGIVPIEQFRNDAGEIDVAEGDIVKVALDSIENGFGETVLSREKAKRAMVWDELEEALEKNETITGRISGKVKGGFTVDIKDVRAFLPGSLVDVRPVRDPAYLEGKELEFKLIKLDRKRNNVVVSRRAVVESEHSEEREQLMDKLQEGAILKGVVKNLTDYGAFVDLGGIDGLLHITDMAWKRVRHPSEVVNVGDELDVRVLKFDRERNRVSLGLKQLGEDPWDNIGRRYPANSRVFGKVSNVTDYGAFVEIEPGVEGLVHVSEMDWTNKNVNPSKVVQVGDEVEVMVLDVDEERRRISLGMKQVAANPWETFAATHKKGDKVSGQIKSITDFGIFIGLDGGIDGLVHLSDISWNTTGEDVVRNFKKGDTLDAVVLAVDPERERISLGVKQLEQDPFGQYMAANPKGSKVEGVVKEVDAKGAIIELADGIEGYVSARDIANERVDDATQHLKVGDKVEAKFVGMDRKGRTLQLSIKAKDDAEMREVLEEYQSSSASSGTTQLGALLRAQLNGNKSE; translated from the coding sequence ATGACCGAATCATTTGCCGAACTGTTTGAAGCCAGCCAGGCCAATCTGGCCAAGCTGAAGCCGGGCGCCATCGTCAGCGGTACCGTTGTTGAAGTCCGCGGCGACGTCGTGGTGATCAACGCTGGCCTGAAGTCCGAAGGCATCGTGCCGATCGAACAGTTCCGTAACGACGCTGGCGAAATCGACGTCGCCGAAGGCGACATCGTCAAGGTCGCCCTCGACTCGATCGAGAACGGCTTCGGCGAAACCGTCCTGTCGCGCGAGAAGGCCAAGCGCGCGATGGTGTGGGACGAGCTGGAAGAAGCGTTGGAAAAGAACGAAACCATCACCGGTCGCATCAGCGGCAAGGTCAAGGGTGGTTTCACCGTGGACATCAAGGATGTCCGCGCCTTCCTGCCGGGTTCCCTGGTCGATGTGCGCCCGGTGCGCGATCCGGCCTACCTGGAAGGCAAGGAACTCGAGTTCAAGCTCATCAAGCTGGACCGCAAGCGTAACAACGTCGTGGTCTCGCGCCGCGCTGTCGTCGAAAGCGAGCACTCGGAAGAGCGCGAGCAGCTGATGGACAAGCTGCAGGAAGGCGCGATCCTGAAGGGTGTCGTCAAGAACCTGACCGATTACGGCGCGTTCGTGGACCTGGGCGGTATCGACGGCCTGCTGCACATCACCGACATGGCGTGGAAGCGCGTGCGTCACCCGTCGGAAGTCGTGAACGTCGGCGACGAGCTGGACGTCCGCGTGCTGAAGTTCGACCGCGAGCGCAACCGCGTTTCGCTGGGCCTGAAGCAGCTGGGCGAGGATCCGTGGGACAACATCGGCCGTCGTTACCCGGCCAACAGCCGCGTCTTCGGCAAGGTCTCCAACGTCACCGATTACGGTGCGTTCGTTGAGATCGAGCCGGGCGTCGAAGGCCTGGTGCACGTCTCCGAGATGGATTGGACCAACAAGAACGTCAACCCGTCCAAGGTTGTCCAGGTTGGTGATGAAGTCGAAGTGATGGTGCTGGACGTCGATGAAGAGCGTCGCCGTATCTCGCTGGGCATGAAGCAGGTTGCCGCCAATCCGTGGGAAACCTTCGCTGCCACCCACAAGAAGGGTGACAAGGTGTCGGGCCAGATCAAGTCGATCACCGACTTCGGCATCTTCATCGGCCTGGACGGCGGCATCGACGGCCTGGTCCACCTGTCCGACATCAGCTGGAACACCACCGGCGAAGACGTCGTTCGCAACTTCAAGAAGGGCGATACCCTGGACGCCGTCGTCCTGGCTGTCGATCCGGAGCGCGAGCGCATCTCCCTGGGCGTGAAGCAGCTGGAGCAGGATCCGTTCGGCCAGTACATGGCTGCCAATCCGAAGGGCTCCAAGGTCGAAGGCGTGGTGAAGGAAGTCGACGCCAAGGGCGCGATCATCGAGCTGGCTGACGGCATCGAAGGTTACGTCTCGGCACGCGACATCGCCAACGAGCGCGTTGACGATGCCACCCAGCACCTGAAGGTCGGCGACAAGGTCGAAGCCAAGTTCGTGGGCATGGACCGCAAGGGCCGTACCCTGCAGCTGTCGATCAAGGCCAAGGACGACGCTGAAATGCGCGAAGTGCTGGAGGAATACCAGTCCTCTTCGGCTTCCAGCGGCACCACCCAGCTGGGCGCGCTGCTGCGTGCACAGCTGAACGGCAACAAGTCCGAGTAA
- a CDS encoding agmatine deiminase family protein, giving the protein MNQTLRFPAEWEAQSGVLIAWPTADTDWADRLGQVEETYIALVAAITRFQPVLICVADDDVETYAEMRLRSNRIDMDKVHFTTAAYDDTWLRDSGPITLRRADGGFQLLDFRFTGWGGKFDATLDDQLVGVLDQAGVFNDAPVRSIPFALEGGGIETDGEGTLLTTWKCLHERHPDRDRASLSADLANWLQQDRVLWLDHGYLEGDDTDAHIDTLARFASADSIVYQACDDESDSHYAELQAMGNELAALRTKDGQPYRLFPLPWAQPVIDEGRRLAASYANYLIVNGAVLMPAYGDPADDLARDVLAQAHPGREIVQVPCRSLIWQNGSLHCITMQLPAGLLKA; this is encoded by the coding sequence ATGAACCAGACCCTTCGTTTTCCTGCCGAGTGGGAAGCCCAGAGCGGCGTCCTGATTGCCTGGCCCACCGCCGACACCGACTGGGCCGACCGCCTGGGCCAGGTGGAAGAGACCTACATCGCGCTGGTCGCGGCCATCACCCGCTTCCAGCCGGTGCTGATCTGCGTGGCCGACGACGATGTGGAGACCTATGCCGAGATGCGGCTGCGCTCCAACCGCATCGACATGGACAAGGTCCACTTCACCACGGCGGCCTACGACGATACCTGGTTGCGCGACTCCGGCCCGATCACCCTGCGCCGCGCCGACGGCGGCTTCCAGCTGCTGGATTTCCGCTTCACCGGCTGGGGCGGCAAGTTCGACGCCACCCTGGATGACCAGCTGGTGGGCGTGCTCGACCAGGCCGGCGTGTTCAACGACGCACCGGTGCGCAGCATTCCGTTCGCGCTGGAAGGCGGCGGCATCGAAACCGATGGTGAAGGCACCCTGCTGACCACCTGGAAGTGCCTGCACGAGCGCCACCCGGACCGCGACCGCGCCAGCCTGAGCGCCGACCTGGCCAACTGGCTGCAGCAGGACCGCGTGCTGTGGCTGGACCACGGCTACCTGGAAGGCGACGACACCGACGCCCACATCGACACCCTCGCCCGCTTCGCCTCGGCTGACAGCATTGTCTACCAGGCCTGTGACGACGAGAGCGACTCGCACTACGCCGAACTGCAGGCGATGGGCAATGAGCTGGCCGCGCTGCGTACCAAGGATGGCCAGCCATACCGCCTGTTCCCGCTGCCGTGGGCACAGCCGGTGATCGACGAAGGCCGCCGCCTGGCGGCGTCGTACGCCAACTACCTGATCGTCAATGGCGCGGTGCTGATGCCGGCCTACGGCGACCCGGCCGACGACCTGGCCCGCGATGTGCTGGCGCAGGCGCACCCGGGCCGCGAGATCGTGCAGGTGCCCTGCCGCTCGCTGATCTGGCAGAACGGCAGCCTGCACTGCATCACCATGCAGCTGCCGGCCGGGTTGTTGAAGGCCTGA
- the ykgO gene encoding type B 50S ribosomal protein L36 produces MKVLSSLKSAKARHRDCKVVRRRGKIFVICKSNPRFKARQR; encoded by the coding sequence ATGAAAGTCCTGTCCTCCCTGAAGTCGGCGAAGGCCCGTCACCGTGACTGCAAGGTCGTGCGTCGTCGTGGCAAGATCTTCGTCATCTGCAAGTCGAACCCGCGTTTCAAGGCGCGTCAGCGCTAA
- a CDS encoding LapA family protein — MKVFRLLVLLAVLILGLIIGAVNMTAMSINLLFTQLHTSVGVALIAALLVGVIVGAGLVLVSVVIPLYSQLRRANKSAVATPAPVASPQSFDGR; from the coding sequence ATGAAGGTTTTTCGTCTGCTGGTCCTGCTGGCGGTTCTGATCCTTGGATTGATCATCGGTGCGGTCAACATGACCGCGATGTCGATCAACCTGCTGTTTACCCAACTGCATACCTCGGTGGGCGTGGCCCTGATCGCCGCGCTGCTGGTGGGTGTCATCGTCGGTGCCGGCCTGGTGCTGGTGAGCGTGGTCATTCCGCTCTACAGCCAGTTGCGCCGCGCCAACAAGTCCGCTGTCGCCACGCCGGCACCGGTTGCTTCCCCCCAATCTTTTGATGGACGCTGA
- a CDS encoding GNAT family N-acetyltransferase, which translates to MAVLIRDAGPADIAAITAIYAVEVTDFVNTYEYDIPDASEMLRRMRDIIDRGFPYLVAEIDGQVAGYAYANTYRTRVAYQWTVENSVYVDAAFQGQGVGTGLLQALIDACVARGYRQMVAVIGEPTNTASIKLHERFGFELVGVFRGLGRKHGRWLDTVQMQRALGDGADTAPSNE; encoded by the coding sequence ATGGCCGTCCTCATCCGTGATGCCGGCCCGGCCGACATCGCCGCGATCACCGCGATCTACGCGGTGGAAGTGACCGACTTCGTCAACACTTACGAGTACGACATCCCGGACGCGTCCGAGATGCTGCGCCGCATGCGCGACATCATCGACCGCGGCTTCCCCTACCTGGTCGCCGAGATTGACGGCCAGGTGGCCGGCTATGCCTACGCCAACACCTACCGCACCCGCGTTGCCTACCAGTGGACCGTGGAGAACTCGGTCTACGTCGATGCCGCGTTCCAGGGCCAGGGCGTGGGCACCGGCCTGCTGCAGGCCTTGATCGATGCCTGCGTGGCGCGTGGCTACCGGCAGATGGTGGCGGTGATCGGCGAACCGACCAATACCGCTTCAATCAAGCTGCACGAACGCTTCGGCTTCGAGCTGGTCGGCGTGTTCCGTGGCCTCGGCCGCAAGCATGGCCGCTGGCTGGATACCGTGCAGATGCAGCGCGCGCTCGGCGATGGCGCCGACACTGCACCTTCCAATGAATGA